One Streptomyces sp. NBC_00102 DNA segment encodes these proteins:
- a CDS encoding alpha/beta fold hydrolase: MSSTELPGVAAAAAAVAPTVSAVHVGSGESLRTVPLAGLSLTVRSRPGVRAGLPPALYVHGLGGSSQNWSALMPLLADVVDGEAVDLPGFGDSPPPDDGAYSVTAHARAVIRLLDAQRRGPVHLVGNSLGGAVSTRVAAVRPDLVRTLTLVSPALPEIRVQRPAVPTGLLALPGVAALFSRLSRGMSAEQRTRGVMALCYGDPGRITEEGFRQAVAEMERRMELPYFWDAMARSARGIVDAYTLGGQQGLWRQAERVLAPTLLVYGGRDKLVSYRMARKASEAFRDSRLLSLPEAGHVAMMEYPETVAQAVRELVEDNGGS, encoded by the coding sequence ATGTCTTCGACCGAGCTGCCGGGTGTCGCCGCCGCCGCCGCGGCGGTTGCCCCCACGGTCAGTGCCGTGCACGTCGGGTCCGGGGAGAGTCTGCGTACCGTCCCCCTGGCCGGACTGAGCCTGACCGTCCGTTCCCGGCCCGGCGTGCGCGCCGGGCTCCCTCCGGCGCTGTACGTCCACGGACTCGGCGGTTCCTCGCAGAACTGGTCGGCCCTGATGCCGCTGCTGGCGGACGTCGTGGACGGCGAGGCGGTCGATCTGCCGGGCTTCGGGGACTCCCCGCCACCGGACGACGGCGCGTACTCGGTGACCGCGCACGCCCGGGCGGTGATCCGGCTGCTCGACGCGCAGCGGCGCGGGCCGGTCCACCTCGTCGGCAACTCCCTGGGCGGCGCGGTCTCCACCCGGGTCGCCGCGGTCCGCCCCGACCTGGTGCGCACCCTCACCCTGGTCTCGCCCGCGCTGCCGGAGATCCGGGTCCAGCGCCCGGCCGTGCCGACCGGGCTGCTGGCACTCCCCGGTGTCGCGGCGCTCTTCTCCCGGCTCAGCCGGGGCATGTCCGCCGAGCAGCGCACCCGCGGGGTCATGGCACTCTGTTACGGCGATCCGGGGCGGATCACCGAGGAGGGGTTCCGCCAGGCGGTGGCCGAGATGGAACGGCGGATGGAACTGCCGTACTTCTGGGACGCCATGGCGCGTTCCGCCCGTGGCATCGTCGACGCGTACACGCTCGGCGGGCAGCAGGGACTGTGGCGCCAGGCCGAGCGGGTGCTCGCGCCGACGCTCCTGGTGTACGGCGGACGGGACAAGCTGGTCTCGTACCGGATGGCGCGCAAGGCGTCCGAGGCGTTCCGCGACTCGCGCCTGCTGTCGCTGCCCGAGGCCGGGCACGTGGCGATGATGGAGTACCCGGAGACGGTCGCCCAGGCGGTCCGGGAACTGGTGGAAGACAACGGCGGGAGCTGA
- a CDS encoding ferritin-like fold-containing protein gives METPDNAARTPDEAPAPTGIAAGSWSTASVDPHYRAAVVDLLGALAYGELAAFERLAEDAKLAPTLGDKAELAKMASAEFHHFEQLTKRLSDIGENPTGAMEPFAKALDDFHRQTAPSDWLEGLVKAYVGDSIASDFYREVAIRLDADTRDLVLAVLDDTGHGNFAVEKVRAAIEAEPRVGGRLALWARRLMGEALSQAQRVVADRDALSTMLVGGVADGFDLAEVGRMFSRITEAHTKRMAALGLAA, from the coding sequence ATGGAGACGCCTGACAACGCCGCTCGCACGCCCGACGAAGCCCCCGCCCCCACCGGCATCGCCGCCGGAAGCTGGTCGACGGCATCGGTCGACCCGCATTACCGCGCCGCCGTGGTGGATCTGCTGGGCGCCCTCGCGTACGGGGAGCTCGCCGCTTTCGAGCGGCTCGCCGAGGACGCCAAACTCGCGCCCACCCTCGGGGACAAGGCGGAACTGGCGAAGATGGCCTCGGCGGAATTCCATCATTTCGAGCAGCTCACCAAGCGGCTCTCGGACATCGGCGAGAACCCGACGGGGGCCATGGAGCCGTTCGCCAAGGCGCTCGACGACTTCCACCGCCAGACCGCACCTTCCGACTGGCTGGAGGGCCTGGTCAAGGCGTACGTCGGCGACTCGATCGCCAGCGACTTCTACCGGGAGGTCGCCATCCGGCTCGACGCGGACACCCGCGATCTGGTGCTCGCCGTCCTGGACGACACCGGCCACGGGAACTTCGCGGTGGAGAAGGTGCGCGCCGCCATCGAGGCCGAGCCCCGCGTCGGCGGCCGGCTCGCCCTCTGGGCCCGGCGGCTGATGGGCGAGGCGCTCTCGCAGGCGCAGCGGGTGGTCGCCGACCGCGACGCGCTGTCGACGATGCTCGTGGGCGGCGTGGCGGACGGTTTCGACCTGGCCGAGGTCGGCCGGATGTTCTCCCGCATCACCGAGGCGCACACCAAGCGGATGGCCGCCCTGGGCCTCGCCGCCTGA
- a CDS encoding ABC transporter substrate-binding protein has protein sequence MRQPSAISRRVAAAVVVLVVGSSVAACGPKESGSDAGSTASSSAPAKGGTLSVLNRAPQVNFDPARLYTSGGGAVPSLVFRTLTTRNREAGAAGSEVVPDLATDLGTPSENATVWTYTLKEGLKYEDGTAITSADVKYGIERSFAAELSGGAPYLRDWLVGGADYEGPYKDKKGLASIETPDDRTIVFHLNKPEGEFPYLATQTQTTPVPQAKDTGATYENHPVSSGPYKVVSNEGDGEHLVLERNTYWSEKTDSERKAYPDKIDVRSGLDPAVINQRLSASRGADATAITTDTNLGPAELAKVTGDKALAARVGEGHFGYTNYIAFNPKVKPFDNPKVRQAISYAVNRTSVINAAGGSALAEPATTFLPEQKSFGYTAYDAFPSGATGDAAKAKEVLKEAGYPNGLTVTLTHDNEKNFATSPEVATAIQEALKKAGITVELKGLEDNAYSETAYNVKTEPGFFLAGWGADWPSGGPFLAPIFDGRQIVENGYNFNTGRLDDASVNKEIDEINELTDLDAAAARWGALDKKIGEQALTVPLFHPVYQRLYGADVKNVVISDWTGVLDIALVAVK, from the coding sequence ATGCGTCAACCGTCCGCCATATCCCGCCGCGTCGCCGCGGCCGTCGTGGTTCTCGTCGTGGGCTCGTCCGTCGCGGCGTGCGGCCCGAAGGAGAGCGGAAGCGACGCCGGTTCCACCGCCTCCTCCTCCGCTCCCGCCAAGGGCGGCACCCTCAGCGTCCTCAACCGCGCCCCCCAGGTGAACTTCGACCCGGCGCGCCTCTACACCTCCGGCGGCGGCGCCGTCCCCTCGCTGGTCTTCCGGACCCTCACCACCCGCAACCGCGAGGCGGGAGCCGCCGGTTCCGAGGTCGTTCCCGACCTGGCGACCGACCTGGGCACGCCCAGCGAGAACGCCACCGTGTGGACGTACACGCTCAAGGAAGGGCTGAAGTACGAGGACGGCACCGCGATCACCAGCGCGGACGTCAAGTACGGCATCGAGCGCTCCTTCGCCGCCGAACTCTCCGGCGGCGCGCCCTACCTGCGCGACTGGCTGGTCGGCGGCGCCGACTACGAAGGCCCGTACAAGGACAAGAAGGGCCTCGCCTCGATCGAGACGCCCGACGACCGGACCATCGTCTTCCACCTGAACAAGCCCGAGGGCGAGTTCCCCTACCTGGCGACGCAGACCCAGACCACGCCCGTGCCGCAGGCCAAGGACACCGGCGCGACGTACGAGAACCACCCCGTCTCCTCAGGGCCGTACAAGGTCGTCTCCAACGAGGGCGACGGCGAGCACCTCGTCCTGGAGCGCAACACCTACTGGTCCGAGAAGACCGACTCCGAGCGCAAGGCCTACCCGGACAAGATCGACGTCCGCTCCGGCCTGGACCCGGCCGTCATCAACCAGAGGCTCTCCGCCTCGCGCGGGGCCGACGCCACCGCCATCACCACCGACACCAACCTCGGCCCGGCCGAACTCGCCAAGGTCACCGGTGACAAGGCCCTCGCCGCCCGCGTCGGCGAAGGCCACTTCGGCTACACCAACTACATCGCCTTCAACCCGAAGGTGAAGCCGTTCGACAACCCGAAGGTGCGCCAGGCGATCTCGTACGCCGTCAACCGCACCTCCGTCATCAACGCGGCCGGCGGCTCCGCTCTCGCCGAACCCGCCACCACCTTCCTGCCCGAGCAGAAGTCCTTCGGGTACACGGCGTACGACGCCTTCCCCTCCGGCGCCACGGGCGACGCGGCCAAGGCCAAGGAAGTGCTGAAGGAGGCCGGTTACCCGAACGGGCTCACCGTCACCCTCACGCACGACAACGAGAAGAACTTCGCCACCAGCCCCGAGGTCGCCACCGCCATCCAGGAGGCCCTGAAGAAGGCCGGGATCACGGTCGAGCTCAAGGGCCTCGAAGACAACGCCTACTCGGAGACCGCGTACAACGTGAAGACCGAGCCCGGCTTCTTCCTCGCCGGCTGGGGCGCCGACTGGCCCTCCGGCGGCCCGTTCCTCGCGCCGATCTTCGACGGCCGCCAGATCGTCGAGAACGGCTACAACTTCAACACCGGTCGCCTGGACGACGCCTCGGTCAACAAGGAGATCGACGAGATCAACGAGCTGACCGATCTCGACGCCGCCGCCGCGCGCTGGGGCGCCCTGGACAAGAAGATCGGCGAGCAGGCGCTGACCGTGCCGCTCTTCCACCCGGTCTACCAGCGCCTCTACGGCGCCGACGTGAAGAACGTCGTCATCAGCGACTGGACCGGCGTGCTCGACATCGCTCTGGTCGCGGTCAAGTAA
- a CDS encoding TetR/AcrR family transcriptional regulator: protein MSAIEQTEAARPRGTRLPRRARRNQLLGAAQEVFVAQGYHAAAMDDIAERAGVSKPVLYQHFPGKLELYLALLDQHCESLLQAVRTALASTTENKQRVEATMDAYFAYVEDEGGAFRLVFESDLTNEPAVRERVDRVSLQCAEAISDVIAGDTGQSKDESMLLAVGLGGVAQVVARYWLSSPSGIPRDTAVQLLTSLAWRGIAGFPLHGTE, encoded by the coding sequence GTGAGCGCCATCGAGCAGACAGAGGCAGCGCGCCCGCGGGGCACTCGCCTGCCCCGCCGCGCCCGACGCAATCAGCTTCTGGGCGCCGCCCAGGAGGTCTTCGTCGCGCAGGGGTACCACGCCGCGGCGATGGACGACATCGCCGAACGGGCGGGCGTCAGCAAGCCGGTGCTCTACCAGCACTTCCCCGGGAAACTGGAGCTGTACCTCGCACTCCTGGACCAGCACTGCGAGTCGCTGCTCCAGGCGGTGCGCACCGCCCTCGCGTCGACGACGGAGAACAAGCAGCGCGTCGAGGCCACCATGGACGCCTACTTCGCGTACGTGGAGGACGAGGGCGGCGCCTTCCGTCTGGTCTTCGAGTCGGACCTGACCAACGAGCCCGCCGTGCGCGAGCGGGTGGACCGGGTGTCCCTCCAGTGCGCCGAGGCGATCTCCGACGTGATCGCGGGCGACACGGGCCAGTCCAAAGACGAATCGATGCTGCTCGCCGTCGGTCTGGGCGGGGTCGCCCAGGTGGTGGCCCGTTACTGGCTCTCCAGCCCCTCCGGCATCCCCCGGGACACCGCGGTGCAGCTGCTCACCTCGCTCGCCTGGCGCGGTATCGCCGGCTTCCCGCTGCACGGGACCGAATAG
- a CDS encoding Ms4533A family Cys-rich leader peptide produces the protein MSRILITPESAALERALIGVTRHCVADILCR, from the coding sequence ATGTCACGCATCTTGATCACTCCTGAGAGCGCCGCCCTGGAGCGCGCGCTCATCGGCGTGACCAGGCACTGCGTCGCCGACATCCTCTGTCGCTGA
- a CDS encoding DUF3152 domain-containing protein translates to MGRHSRRGAEANGPAGEAAPAPAGGQGSGTGRRRRAPEPAPPGREGQRPSEAAADTPFQGVPQVRGGHPEHREPGGGWGTGPQPRYGSGGSPQSARPANPARPQTRSGEFPGFRPTGEPRTGEPRTGEPRTGEPRTGEFLAGGRGTAPVGRSVARPAPGGPPLIPGPRPEFVEAFDAPSVGLPVRHVPSRVAVPAPAEEEPAGARDRRGQGPDGGAGDGSGDGSGEAENASGKGGKGRTFTGIAAAAVTTVLAVVVAGQVAQGQGGDDSPQASGTRQGGQGASRSDARPTPATPAPLKALSYEEKMATPYPLAADLAGGGKFETVPGAAKAPGTGHKYRYRIDVEQGLGLDSALFAEAVQKTLNDDRSWAHHGDMTFERVSTGEPDFVITLASPGTTGVWCEKSGLDTTEDNVSCDSASTERVMINAYRWAQGSVTFGPGKLLSYRQMLINHEVGHRLGHNHVSCRTPGTLAPVMQQQTKSLDIDGISCKPNPWVYPAT, encoded by the coding sequence GTGGGACGACACAGCCGAAGGGGCGCCGAGGCCAACGGCCCGGCGGGCGAAGCCGCACCGGCCCCGGCGGGCGGGCAGGGCTCCGGCACCGGCCGCCGCAGGCGGGCGCCGGAACCGGCGCCGCCCGGGCGCGAGGGGCAGCGGCCGTCCGAGGCGGCCGCAGACACCCCGTTCCAGGGGGTCCCGCAGGTGCGCGGCGGCCACCCCGAGCACCGAGAACCCGGCGGTGGCTGGGGCACCGGGCCGCAGCCGCGCTACGGCTCCGGCGGGTCCCCCCAGTCCGCGCGTCCCGCGAACCCGGCCCGGCCGCAGACACGTTCGGGCGAATTTCCGGGCTTCCGGCCGACCGGAGAGCCACGCACCGGAGAGCCACGCACCGGAGAGCCGCGTACCGGAGAGCCGCGCACGGGCGAGTTCCTGGCCGGCGGCCGGGGCACGGCTCCCGTCGGCCGGTCGGTGGCCCGCCCCGCGCCGGGTGGCCCGCCACTGATACCGGGCCCCCGGCCCGAGTTCGTGGAGGCCTTCGACGCACCGTCGGTGGGGCTTCCGGTGCGGCACGTCCCGTCGCGGGTGGCCGTACCGGCCCCCGCGGAGGAGGAGCCGGCCGGAGCCCGGGACCGGCGCGGCCAGGGCCCGGACGGCGGGGCCGGTGACGGCTCCGGCGACGGCTCGGGCGAGGCGGAGAACGCGTCCGGAAAGGGCGGCAAGGGCCGGACGTTCACCGGGATCGCGGCGGCGGCGGTGACCACGGTGCTCGCCGTCGTCGTGGCCGGGCAGGTGGCCCAGGGGCAGGGCGGGGACGACTCCCCGCAGGCGTCCGGCACCCGGCAGGGCGGCCAGGGGGCCTCGCGTTCCGACGCGCGGCCCACCCCCGCGACGCCCGCGCCGCTGAAGGCGCTGTCGTACGAGGAGAAGATGGCCACGCCCTACCCGCTCGCCGCAGATCTGGCGGGTGGCGGGAAGTTCGAGACCGTCCCCGGCGCGGCGAAGGCGCCGGGCACCGGGCACAAGTACCGCTACCGGATCGACGTGGAGCAGGGGCTCGGCCTCGACTCCGCGCTCTTCGCCGAGGCGGTGCAGAAGACCCTGAACGACGACCGCAGTTGGGCGCATCACGGGGACATGACGTTCGAGCGCGTCTCCACGGGTGAGCCCGACTTCGTCATCACCCTGGCCAGCCCCGGCACCACCGGGGTCTGGTGCGAGAAGTCCGGGCTGGACACCACCGAGGACAACGTCTCCTGCGACTCCGCCTCCACCGAGCGCGTGATGATCAACGCCTACCGCTGGGCCCAGGGGTCGGTCACCTTCGGCCCCGGCAAGCTTCTGTCCTACCGGCAGATGCTCATCAACCACGAGGTCGGGCACCGGCTCGGGCACAACCACGTGAGCTGCCGTACGCCGGGCACCCTGGCGCCCGTGATGCAGCAGCAGACGAAGTCGCTCGACATCGACGGCATCTCCTGCAAACCCAACCCCTGGGTGTATCCCGCCACTTGA
- a CDS encoding DUF3107 domain-containing protein: protein MEVKIGVQHTPREIVLESGLSAEDVESAVAEALGGKARLLSLTDEKGRKVLVPADRIAYVEIGEPTARRVGFGAL, encoded by the coding sequence GTGGAGGTCAAGATCGGGGTGCAGCACACGCCCCGCGAGATCGTTCTGGAGAGCGGGCTTTCCGCCGAGGACGTCGAGAGCGCGGTCGCCGAGGCGCTCGGCGGCAAGGCGCGGCTGCTCAGCCTCACGGACGAGAAGGGCCGCAAGGTCCTCGTGCCGGCCGACCGGATCGCGTACGTCGAGATCGGCGAGCCGACGGCCCGGCGTGTCGGGTTCGGCGCGCTGTAA